CCGAAGGTCGGCTGCTCTTCCCCGGCATGAGCGTGCGCGAACACCTGGAACTCGGTGCATACGGCCGGCGCGCCCGGATGCACCTGCGCGAGCAGATGGAGTATGTTTTGGCGCTCTTCCCGATCCTGCGCGAGCGTCAGGCTCAGCTGGCAGGTACACTTTCGGGCGGCGAACAGCAGATGCTGGCCGTTGCCCGGGCGCTCATGGCTCAGCCGCGGTTGCTGGCGCTCGATGAGCCGTCGCTTGGCCTTGCCCCTCGCGTGGCCGCCGAGATCTTCGCCGCCCTTCGACGGTTGAATCATGAGGGATTGACCATTCTCCTGATCTCTCAGGAAGTGACCCAGGCGCTTCGAATGGCTCACCGCGCATACGTGCTGGAGACGGGCCGGGTTATTTTGGACGGTCCGGGGCCGGCGCTGTTGCACAACGCGCAGATCGTCGCCTCCTACCTGGGCATAGTCTCCTCACCCTGAGGCTGGTGGCGCCACCTGCGGTCAGGCCACCGGACTGCCGGCTAAGTGTTGTCGCGGCGGCGCAAGGGGGGAGCTTCGCCGGCGGAGAGGTCCGCCACGAGCAGGACGGGGTT
The genomic region above belongs to Armatimonadota bacterium and contains:
- a CDS encoding ABC transporter ATP-binding protein — translated: MLRVDGLCAAYGELEVLHRVSLTVDAGQFVSVIGPNGAGKTTLLRVLSGLHPITRGTVVFDGEPIAGLPPDLICERGFVHVPEGRLLFPGMSVREHLELGAYGRRARMHLREQMEYVLALFPILRERQAQLAGTLSGGEQQMLAVARALMAQPRLLALDEPSLGLAPRVAAEIFAALRRLNHEGLTILLISQEVTQALRMAHRAYVLETGRVILDGPGPALLHNAQIVASYLGIVSSP